acttcatccTACATATTTCATGCTGTAAATATATTAAGTCTTTTTCTATCTGAATTGTGAAAATGACAAATGAGGTCAAATTTAcaagtacaaaaattataaactcttttcacttcttttattatcaaacaCCATTGTTcactcatttaatatttaatgccaaaagaatagttttttatattcaaatgttttAGTGTCTGTGTTGTTTAtctacttctttatttttttttgtatagttcAAATTTATCCAATCAAATACTCAAGATTAGAAAATGATAATAAGTtcctgtttattttttgaattattatttttgaacctGATGCAggttaattgtattttaaatgttatgtgATATCTGGAAGGTACTTTAAAACTCtaagtaaactaaaattaatgtgATATTGATGTTAGTtaatcataactttttaaaaaatatgttgtagttattaattttaaacgcccttttttataaaatattaagtgaaataaaatcaaGCTATTTTAgttcaatgattttaattccactttatactacataaattttttttttaaaaccatgtttttacaaaaaaacaaaaatacatctaAATTTGtgctataattataatttttttaaattttatagggTAGTAGATAGTATATTGTGAAtaaatatgatgtaaaaatttattgatagtttGTCGCACACTCcgcaattaaaacattttacatttatattactatttataaaaatctaaaatagtttatataaagtaatagtaaaaacaaaacattttctaaacacagtttatccattatttttataaataattactattaattcataattgaaaactcaataaagaaagtatattttctaCCTCTGGTCTAgtgttattaaatatgattcttatttacaaaacttcttaaatgcttattaattatatacttctaattaattatttacatctacattatttatagattttcatttagaaacttttattttattgttttttggtaaaaattaaatttgtagttgatgtatttttaatattttttttttttaatttaaagggaaatagaaaacatattttagtattttgattaTCATGCTAGTTTACAGCTAAATATATTaagtgttttaattaagaaatcatCTAACACATTCTGTACCAAActtaacaaatgaaattattttttccacatAGCagctatattaaaaagaattaaatgcaAGGACTAAgtgctattttattattaagtccAAACACTCTTAtcataaagaaaatcaaatccttaatttgtttgaattatttttaattgttcaaaaattttaaaattatgtttcttcacaaagttcatttaaattacaaaacagacctgaaatttatttaaaaaaaaaaatgtttttgatcttatagaattatttgtactttttcccttttttaattttatgaatatttgcaTCTAGATTTTGGTTTATGATGAAATGTTTGTATGTTTAACCAAAATATCTAAATTCCAGTGATGACAtgtattaactttatttttaaaacttcaatttatttttaaaaattaaagtaattgttgaataaaaagttttatttttggtacCAGCTAAGGTgttgtgtatttttttgtttaaaaatcgaAGTAATTAATTCTTTACTTGTATTGGAATTTTAATACCAGCACACATAATATATAGCTTCGGAGAAAAACGCGAAAGGAGCTTCTGATgcttatattataatatagcACATTTTCCCTGATTGTGATGAGTTGCTGATAaggtatattatttatttttaatttaatatgtttacaaTTTAGTTTATTACTTTGTGCCATTATAAtacaatatacaaaaattattatttatctcatattttaagctcatttttttattattattaagatatcaattatttattggtTAAGATGAAATaggttttagaattttaaatatgtgtgCAAATGGCAGCTATTTATTATAcatgtatatattattatatatgtataacaTTAAGGAAAGACTGTTAAAATCtgtatttaagcaaaaaatgttatttcactttaatttaataatttattatgcagTAGAAGTAATTCGGTTTTCAACGTTTTCTTCGGTTATGTAagttataaactgaaaaaaataatggtaaaggtattaaaataattagtattttgtgAAAGATTATTTACGAACATCTTTCTAAACTTATTATATTGAATAACTTGATAGATCCATTTAGcatgcttaaattaaaattaaggtaaagtATAACTACCATCcataaagttttaacattttcaattcagtccaaagtaaaataaaacaactttgcatgaaatttatttctgtgtGAAAAGATAGATTAATaatcttacaatatttaaaaaataaaatattctgacaAATATACTGTCAttttgagaagaagaaaaaataaggatcgtttataaaatgtaatacacAGATattgaatacttaaaattttggttCTGTAATCTTTGAATGTAACAATTTACCCCTTTGTTTTAGGTTCAGATCTtacaaaagacaaaaatatagcTAAACCTGTGATGACAAAGAAAGTACATGAAAAAACACCAGTAAAGGAATGCACAAAGAGAAGTATTTTAATAACTCAAAAGCAATGCAAGGATTCCGAACTAAGTTCCAAATTGAGGACTCAAAATGTTAGTAAATTGAAATCTCGTGTTACAAACACATTTCAAAAACGGAGAAGTTCTGCATTGCTAAGTCATAAATTTGATTCACATTCCTCATTGCGTTCCAGATCTTCTACCTCTCTAgatgtgaataaaatatataaagctaAGTCTACTCCTACGTCTTCAAAAACTATAGTTCAGCCCGTTGAATCCAAGCTGTATcagaaagctttaaaaatctgtgataaaagaaaaattagtaaaagtcTGAATGCCAATAATGGAGAACAGTTTGCATTTAATGGACCAATacagaagaaaatatctaaTGCTAGcactattttgagaaaaagtagTAACATTAAAATCGATCGTGATAAAAGATTGACTCGTTCGTCTTTATCTTCCAATAATACAGACAAGTCAGATACAGCATCTAAAGtacgtttgaaaaataatgaagcatCTTTCAATGCcataaataacttaaacaaaaatagtaaaactagTGAAGATAAGCCTAGTTCTACTGAGGAAGGTGCTAATAAGATTGGTGATATTCcgggtaaaataaataatccaaaGAAAGTTCAACTTGTTATTAAAAGGAAACCTCCCTTATTGAAACATAGAAAAAGTGGTTTAATTGCTAAAAAGCTTTCTAAAACCTTAGCATCTGAATCAATATCTTCATATACTAGATCTGCTGTACATAAAGAGGCATCGCCTGCATCAAAAAGCGAGACTAGTAGTTCAACTTCTGACTTAAGAAAAACCAAAGATGAAGATGTTGTTTACCCTAGcacttctaaaaaaatagaCGAATCTGAATGTAGTAACCAAAGCAAAGAAAATTCCAGCTCAGCAGCTACCAAGCGCAAAtggtatcagaaaaaaattcgctCAGCTGCTAGAATCAGCACGAGGGTTAATAGAAACTCCAGCTCTACgagtaaaaatgtaattaataaacgGGAAACCAGGTACAGTGGAAGAAGGACAGTGATATATACAGAAGACATAGATAGCCCCTATCTAATGGAGATGTTAGAAAATGAAGAACATTACGAGTCTGATATTAGCCAGAATAAAGACATTTCGACCTCAACCATCAGTGTGCCATTATCAAAGCCAGCTTTATCTAATCCTAGACAACGCCAATCTTATGTTCGAGTTAGGCATAAGCCTAATAACTTCAAAAGATATTCTCTAAGGGCCCCAGAGGAAGCTAAAAAGCCATTAAAGCAACTGTCGAATGGAATCGAGACTAGAAATCGTGGTGAAAGAACAATGTTATATAACGACGATAGTGAATTTTctgatgaatttgaaaatttagagcCAGTTGTGTTCAACAGGAGTAGCTGCtgttgaacatttttttcttttccttttccaGCTATTATTTGGTTGAGTAAGCATTTTAAGTGCAGttgttaatcatatttttatataaggcAAGTTTTTGAAGTATATTCCTTACTCTTCTCTTTCATGTAAAGCATTTCGTGATAATGTTctaacaattttaatacttcaCTTCTAAAGCTTTGAAACCTACCTGGTGATGGTCTTTGTATTGTCTGACTAGTTGAGTTAATGTTTCTAAGAAACttgatataattgttttatttcttgatgGACAAAGAGAATGtgcattttagaaatattgacTTATTTTGAGTACTGTTGAAATTGATAAGAGTAATCtctatttgttttgtttgtaaatGTATTTCCCAATCCAGTGAAgtgcattttcttaattttatacgTTATATGtcgtaaatataataaataaatttacattctaggtgtttttaatttctttttataagacagtgttgtaatttattattttaactgaaaacacAATGTTAACAtttgaatataaacaaattcaaaactaCTAAATGCTTTGTttacaatttgttaaaaagaaaccaGGTAGTTCGAATCAACTGAATAAATTAGCTTTGAAACTTGTATGTAAAATCTTTAGTAAAATACTTTACAGTTTGCcaagaaataagatttttaattagttttaggcTGATAGTTGgttttttgaaatctaaatcAGGATTAACagctttttagaaatttcaattttaaaactgcagATGTTTAATGATGcagatgtttaaatttaaagttattaaaatgctagTTTTTGTTATGCTATGTAAAATGTACGTAATGCTACGTAAAATGcgaatttttttctagataaaattttatactgaataaaaaatacacagcGTGCTAACTGAATATATTGACATCTTTAATgcatgtaattaataaaatgtgacATTCTgccacagaaattttttttcgataagcTTTAcaaaacaggaagaaaaaaaatttcttgagagTGTAAGCCTAACACTTTCTGATTATAACTCTTCCTGAACTCAGTTCTTGATTTGCCGTTAAAGAGTTAATCTAAAAAGATCATGCCTTTGCaaacaagtttaaaagttaaaccaattaaacttaattgaaCTTAGGCTaacattgcaataaaaattttaaaatatttaagttgaatgtaacaaataaaataaaaaactgaacacTATATCAATTAAGGgatgaatgaaaaaagaaggTAAGGGAAATATTGCTGTTAGCCAGTTTAATGAAACTGATAACAATACTGATGAAGCCTTACTACTATTGCATAAAACTTGCTATATACATATTGAATTCCAGATTATCTGCATTCTGGTTCCAGGTTGAAATTTTGtgcatatgaaaaaaacattttctcactACCAGAAACATCCTATCAATTGTATTTTTGGTGGTGagaaaatttagacatttataaaatgtcaaaaaatgcaGATATcgatataaaattcaaataataagttattcatataaatggaacaacaattattcaatttaaaaatgcttaaatacaaAGATATTTGTAGAAGTATTTCTTTTTGCCAATTTAAGCTTATCCAACAGTGTCACATCTAATTTGGTACATAATCAAGAATTAAGTAACGAAGACTAGACgaagaaacttattttgatacttgataaaatttcttcaattctttggtgtgtttcttaaattattggGAGCACTGATagtgaaattcaaataaaaatacaaaaaaattcatttatttatatgactagtatttcatataaaatgcacaaagtaataaatatacttagtaaaaataacaaaaaatgcaacatttttatATCACATGTCTGCATTACACagaaatttcgagaaaaatcTCTATGGTGCTGGTCGACCTGGTTACATTACTTTACTATACTTCAAATgcagttttttcttttggtaCAGGATgatctattattttaatcaatgcaCCAACtcccaaagaaaataaatagcttATAATAACAGAGTCACAGAAACCTAAAGGTTTCGTCTCAAACGGCCATAGCCAGAGTCCTCTACGCATAGCATCACGCAAATGATGGGAGACAACTGCTACTAACATAAACCATCCTATTTTTTCTGCTGGTTTTTGTTCTATGTTATGCATGAGAATGATAAAACATGTTACTATTGAAACTAATAATGTTGTATTGTGAAAGGGTGGTCTTGAAGGCAGGCTTACTGCATCCTGAAATAAAGAAGGATGTTTATCAGAAAAGTTATCTCTTGCAAAAATTCaggttatttaaaatctaaaaattttttagctaagCAATATATATTTAGTGAGTAAGAATCTGGATATATCTTTCGTTGCTTCCACAACATGAAAAATACAGGGCAAACTTGCTccgaacagcaaatatatattttaaagtggtagtttatcaattgtgattcttggtttaataaattcaatttagtagatttttatccaccattatttctaaataattcataggtTTActtaattcaccactttatagtacttatgccATGCTATACctcttaaaaagcaagcaaaaatagtaaaatatttgcgAAACTTACTTAGTAGTTAtataccgttttttaaaattattttggcgtgtctgGAGCAATTGGCATCTCTGGGCATGTAGTTTCAATTCTAAAGATACTAGTTGggttaaaattttgcattcatgaaaagttagaacaatttttaaaattgaaacagttGTAGTATAGAAAGAACTTTATGGTGAC
The Parasteatoda tepidariorum isolate YZ-2023 chromosome 9, CAS_Ptep_4.0, whole genome shotgun sequence genome window above contains:
- the LOC107449525 gene encoding transmembrane protein 267, which codes for MYINFICKQFIFIAILFSISKSGDSLSQMEMIQKNLTLHCFIDNLTHIAIGIISWLIVISYDKISLSHLLQSLLCGFFAGIIDVDHFLMAKSLNLKDAVSLPSRPPFHNTTLLVSIVTCFIILMHNIEQKPAEKIGWFMLVAVVSHHLRDAMRRGLWLWPFETKPLGFCDSVIISYLFSLGVGALIKIIDHPVPKEKTAFEV